In Dermacentor variabilis isolate Ectoservices chromosome 1, ASM5094787v1, whole genome shotgun sequence, the genomic stretch CCTCTCAGAAATTGACTGTTTACATCACGAAAGAACTCATAGACACATTGTTTGCTGTTCCCCATTATCGTGCGACTTATTTCGAAAGTTATTACCTAGATGTACTTAAGCGTGCCCGCCCGTCGAATGATCATTCCTCCAGCGATcaaaacctttttttcttttaagttacATTCGGTAACTCTTCCTGTCAAAACCTGGTTCGAAAGAAAGGGGCTGTTTCGTTCCATGGTCGACAAGCTGCGGTTTGTTCCACATACCGAAACAATTGATCACTGTTTTGTACATTGTAAGTATGCCATGTTCTTCTGAGACTTTCTCCAAAGAACAATTAAAGAAGATTTAGATATCATACCATACCATTTAGATATCACACcattacatttaggtgcacgttaaggaaccccaggttgtcaaaatcgTGCGCACGGAATGGCGGAATGGCACTTCCCGCGCCCGGAGCTGTCTGCAGACGGGAGGACGGAAGAGTCGTCACCGGTTGTTGGAAACCGAAAGCTTATCGGTCATTGGCTGTGTCGCAACGGTCGTAATATCACAGTCGTAAACGTTGCCGACCCTTTAACACTCTCACCCACGATTTTCGCGTGAATTGCGCACGTTGGTACCTTTACGTTCGCAGTCTGAACTAGACGCATACGCTTGTTGTGCTTCCGCTTACGCATTTTACGAAAAATCGGCGCCTTACGAACGTAGTCTGAACATAGCATTACGGGACAGACGGACAGCTTTTCTCGTTGGTAGGCATAGAAACGCTCACGTATTCAAAATATCGTTCGATAGTTAACTCCATTGGGGGAGTAACATTTACTCCCCTCCTGATTGCAGCTACACACTTTAAGAAAagattacaccctttggagtgtatatttgccacacaacgataatcgtcatctgtcttgcccgcgtttcctttcttgaaaacgctgcgctcgttactttcctgtcgggaatgctatgtcatgctgataacgcgcattccattcgttactggaaagtaccgggctcgccgcgttaaagaaaggaaatgcggacaagacagatgacgattattgttgtgtggcaaatatacaccccaaagggtgcaactgtttttagagtgcactaaAAAATTCActccttttggggtgtatatctgccacacaacgataatcgtcatctgtcttgcccgcgtttcctttctggaaAACGTTGCGCTtcttactttcctgtcggcaatgctatgtcatgcgcATGCCGTTGGTTACtatgaagtaccgggctcgcagcgttaaagaaaggaaatgcggacaagcccgatgacgtttattgttgtgtggatgATGCATGCATCATCCCACACAACCATATAGAACATAGGAGGTGCGACCAATGACGAGACATCTGGCGCCAAGACACCCGGCACTACACGACACATCCAAGTACCCGCTTTAGGAGTTTATACAGCCATGCTCTGAACGGCATAACTCGCCTTGACGGCAGAGGTAGCTCATTCAGAGACTAAGACCAATTGGCTCGCGCATACGAGATCTATCTGCGTAAACTTGCGTGGCTGGTGAAGCTGCATATAAATGTCAGTTGAGGATGGTAAAGAGACAAACAAATCTCATTTCGCTCACCGTATTGACGACAAATTTTGCACTTTGCCGTATAGGAACCAATTATGTTCAATCAAGAAAAATTCTGTTTTTGACCATAAACGGAAAAAAGTGATTTTTTGAAATGAAATACTCGGTTTCTTCCAATGAAAAACATTTCTGTAGTAAAAATAGAAATGCTTTCTTTATTCCCCGTTTTGTTCGCATTTTATTTTTACCATGTAGAGTAAATAAATTAGCTTGGTGCTAACTCAGCGCACATGCAAGCAAATTGCGATTTTGTACATGGGCAGTCTGGGGAACTTGCCATCCTTTTCCCCAGGCTGCCCATCCACAAAAGGTTGTCCCGAATTGCCtaggttttttgttttttcttcataAGAAGGACGCACCGTCTACTGGCGAATAGCGTACAGCGCTTCGTCTCAGAGGACTGTCTTTCCGTAGGCTCCATAAGGACGTCCAAAGTGGAAGCACCGGAGCTACTCATCGGCATGTCAGTTGAacaattagtaaaggcaaggcgctgaagaccaggactcaagaagaagaacacaaacgacaggaccggcgcccgGTCCTGTCGttcgtgttcttcttcttgagtcctggtcttctgcgccttgcctttactaattaaAGCTTGAACCAAGTAGcacaagcaagagttttacttcagTTGAACAAGGACGACACAGAGTCAACACAATTCCGCAGTCGCGATATAGAGTTTATTAGTAATAAATAATAGGAATATAGACATATACAATTTCAAGTTTTTCGTCTCAATGGTCGTATGTACAATGCGGGAAAAGTGGAAGCACTTGCCAACTCAAAAACAGAAACAAATGCGTTCTCCTGGGAACCACAACAAACAAAACcgcgtgttattttttttctcccttatttttatttcttttgtcactTTTTTCCCGGGACAAGTGGCCACACAGGTCGTCGTACGGTGCTCCTTCCCTTCCCGCCCtcgtgcttcttttttgttttgtttcgcacCACCAGCCCCGCGAGCAGCCGCGAGGGAGAGCGACGCTCGCCGGGACACAGTCACACGCGCAGACACGCTGAAAAGCCACTCACACGCACAGCAGCTGTGCTAAGAGGGGACCCCGGACATGCGGCAAAACGCAACGGTCTCGAGAGAACCAAGCAaattaaatgagaaaaaaaaaaactgtcgcgAGACAGAAAACAGAACGACAGCTTTTTGTCCACATTTCCACCGGGATTGATTGAGACGTGGCTGTCGCCAGCGCGCACCGATGGAAGATGAGGTGCGCTTGCCCGCGAGGGCTTTCCGGGTTGAAACCCTGAACCGCCGCAAGAATCGCCAGAGAACGGGGAAGAGGGGAGGAGGTGCGagagcgtgtgtgtgtttgtgagaaAGAGAGATCGACATGCTAGATAGACATACGGAGCGCAGGTTGAGAGATGTCGGGGGATCGCGGGAGGCAGGCGTGCCTGATTGCAAGGAGACGAGTGCGCAGGTTCCTTTATATAACGAGATACAGGCTACAACAACTTTCGCCAGcttagcactttttttttttacgtcctcTTTACAGAAATCACGGGGCGGCGCTCGGACCACCAGCGGGGGCCGAGCCCGCGCCCCGAGGGCCGAGGCAGGGCCGCGGCCAAGTACGACGTGGCAGCCGCGACCGGTGCGCACGCCACTTCCAGGGATGGGGGATTCCTCCGCGCCACGCAGCGTCATCGGCGTGATAtgcaacatcatttcggcgcgcCGCTAAAGGGCTCATTCCGGGGCACCAGCGGGGCGCGTTTAGTGCCTCCCCGAAGTGGCGCGCCACGGTCCGCCGAGTCGCACCGCAGTGAGAACGCGATTGCGACCAGCACGAAGAGGGCGTCAGACAAGTACTTCTATAAATTACGCGGCCCCCGCCAACAAAGGTGGCGCGCCTTCTCCGAAGTTGTCACAAAGAAACTCGGGAATAGCGGCCGTGCTAATGCGCGCGCACCAAGAGCGCGCAGAATGCGGCTCTGGCGGCAAGCCCCAGCGACGAAATTTCCTTATTATCCGCGTAAACGTATCTGGCGAGGGGGGAGGGTCTCTTGCCGTTTGCGGCGCGCCACTCGCGCCAGGTCTGTGCGCAAATCTACGTGCCGGATACATAATAGAAAAGATGCCGCCTGCCAACAGGCAGCTCGGCCGCGGTCTCCTGGACGAGTTTTCACCTACCCAAACTGACACCCCAAGTGAAAATACATGGCTGCGCAGCACCATTCCCGGAATCTTGCACGCGACAACAGCTCTCACCGGTTATTGCGTCGTTTCAATCTCGCCGGCTCGGCTGCTCGCGTGCCGCATTGCAGTTTTCAAATTACGATCTCGGCCCTTATTCCCTTGctcctgtgtgtgtgttttctggcAGGCCCTAGATGACGGCCTTCTGTACGCGCGCACCTCGCGCCGCGGTCCCCGCAGAGCAATCGGCCCAGTGCTTAGGCGCGGCGCGCCCAGCGAAGAAAACGGCTACGTTTCTTTTGCTTGTTCGTGCCCCCCGTGAATGACCCGCACGCGGCGAAACAGGCAACAAAGCAGGCTCGCTGATCCTTTGCAGCGACGGCCCCTGCTGGCGTGTGGCGAACTTTAGCGGCGACAGTGAAAGACGAACAGAAAGAGCTGCAAGAGAACAGGCGCGAGCTGGGCGGCCAAGATTCTCGCGGTCTTGCCGAGTGATAATGTGTTAAGACTGCGCACAGGCCTATCTCGTCGCGCGCATCTTTGGTTGTTCAGACGGCCGTGGAACAGCAACCAGCCGCAGAGGGCCGGCTTTTGCCATCTGTAAGCAACCAACTGAAGCCGTCCTAATGAAGATATTCGCAAACGCTTTGCGTTTTCAATACAAACGTGAGCATCAGCGTGCATGAGGATAAAAGCAACTGCCTGAAACCGACGATCCATGCGTAGTTCATTCTTGGTAATCACACTCAACTATAGTACAATATATGCATGTAGGACTTGAGAccccacgaagaaaaaaaaagggggaaaaaaagagaaggtCGTTTCTATATACACGTATAAAGGCATTTCCCAGCACGGTAAACCGCGCAAGCACTACAACATCGACTCATCGCTAACTCGCGCTGTTCTTTTGAAGAACTCAAAAAACAAACACAGCATCACAAGGTTTGATATGGAACACCGAGGTGCACTGCTGCAGGTATGTGGTCACAAACAAGGGCTGTCGCTCGGAATAGTTGCAGAAACGTTTCTTGCGGTTGCTACTCCTGTGGAACACCGGAGAAAACACGCAACATAGAGAACAACCTCTGAGCTACCGCTGTCCCGTCCTTCTACCACTGTTTTCCGAACACACAGGACGGGGTATTTGGGGAAAGAACCAGCGCAGCCTTTAAACTCTATCGCCCGTGCGTCAAATGCCTTATTGCAAACACTGAAAATTTTCCACTTCCCATTGATATGTAATCAATGACAAGAGTGAGCtccaaaataaagaagaaaaaaaaagacagacggaaAGAAGACAAGAGGGCGTACACATCACGGCACGTTCATAAATTAAGGAATGTTGGTTCTGACGCGCAATTAAGGTAGCCAGCCAATGCCTTCCAGGCGCCACCTCGTGACTGCTACCGGCGCGTGGAATTCTCTTTTGCTTGAGCATTGCCACTCTGTGGATTGCCAGGCGACTAGCGTCCCCCAGCCTGAACACTTGGTTGCGGGCAGCCGCATTAAGGTCAGTTAAGTAACGGTCGCCCAGATCTTTAAGTGAAGACCCGATCGCCGGAGGCGGCGTAGTTGGGCATAGGCTGGCCATGCTCACACAAGTTCACTCAAAGAGTCTTGAGTCCACAGACTGTCATCATCACAAACGGGGTTCGAAGAACGAGGTGTCGAAAGAATGAGAATCACATGGAAAGATTGCTCCGCGTCCCAGCTTGGCGAGCCACACAACTGTCCGGCCGAGTCCCTGGGGGTCACACGTACTTACTGGACAACTGCTTGGCCAGTTCCGTGTACTTGAGAAACTTAGAGTGCGGGCTCTCGTCGGCAGGAGCCGCTGGCGAGCTGGCCGGCGGTGAGGCAGCTGGCGAACCAGCCGGCCCGTGGCTGCCTGCGGCGCCCTGCGACGCCTCCTTGGGCGCCGGCTCCTTGGCCTTCCAGGTGGGCGAATCACCCGGCGTCGCCGCCGAGCCGTCCTTGATGAAGTGCATCTTGGAGAGGTGGTGCCGGTAGGCGCCCTTGGACACGAAGTGTGTATCGCAGAAGGCGCACTTCATGAGCGAGTCCGAAGTGGCTGCGTCGTTGCAGGCCCAGCTGAAAGCCAGGATAGAGCCAGGGCTCGCCGCCTGCGGCGCGTTGGCGCGCGACAGGTGCGCGTCCGTCTTGTCCAGCAGTTTCTGCAGCTCCTTGAGCGGATGGTCCGAGACCGCGTCGCCTTCGCCGTTGTGCTGGCCGCGCCTGGAGCGCGACGAGCTCGCGGCTCGCGGGTTCTGCTTGGCCTTGGGAGATGCCGTCTTCATCTCGGCCAGCGGCGTGTCGCAAGACGAGGACGACGACAGATCGTCCGTGTCCGGCCCGCCGCGCTCAGACGACCTCCGGGAAGGCAACCCGTCCGCAATCACCAGGTCGTCTGCGCCCGGCGAGCTGGCTCTCGTCGACACGGATTCCGCGGGCGACCGAGGTTGGCTGAGGCGCTCCGGGTCGAGCACGGGCGGCTCCGCGTCCTTGTCAGGCGAAGACACGCCGCTGCGGGGCGAAGCGTGGTTGGCCGGCGTCTCTTCGGAGGGGCACGGCGACGCGAGGCCTCCCGTCAGCCTTGGCGAGTGGCCAGCCGACTTGATGGCACCGTAGCGAGGTGAGCCCGCTGGGTGCCATGGAGGGTAGACTTCCTCGTCGATGCCGAGTCGCTGCAGTATCCCAGCCGACGTAGGCCCTCCGCGCTTGCCTTTACTGTCGAAACTCTTCTCGATGAGTCTTTCGATGGCGTTGAGGACCGACGTTGAAGACGATGACGTGGAATTGGGCCTCTTCTCCGACTCGGCGGAGGCCGCGCGATCGGGCTCGGCAGACTGCGGACGCGGCGactccagcggcggcggcggaggcggaGGCGTATCGTCCTCGGCGCTTTTGCGCGACTCGTTGGAAGAGCAGGGCTCGGGTCTAGCCTGCTGTTGCAACGCGGTCTTGAGCAACTGCTGCGAGCGGCTGCAGCTTTTGATGTGCTGGACAAAGTCTTTGGCGTCCACCTTCTCGGCGCACTCTTCGCAGGCAATCTTGCCGTCGGACTCAGCAGCGCCAAGCGGACTTGGCGACGTCTGGTTGCTCGGTGCTCCAGAACGTGCCGTCATCTCCATACGTTCCAGTTCGAGCAGCTTGCGAACAGGCAGCGACTTCTTGCGCCGCTCACGCGTCTGTCGGCGCCGCCCACCACCTTCAGTAATGGAGCGGAGAATATGTTCCTTGTAATGAGAGTTCTTCACCATGTGGTAGCTGAGTTCTTTCAACGAGCCGAACGCCTGGTCGCAGACCTTACACGTGAGTACCGCGTTGACTTGCGACTGATTAGCGAGCTTGTCCTCCGGAGTCCGCCACGAAATTATCTGCTCCTGGCTGATTATATTTGTGTAGTGCTGCGTGACCCTCATGTGCGTTGTCATGTCGGCAAGCGACTTGAACGACTGTCCGCACC encodes the following:
- the LOC142560823 gene encoding protein tiptop-like isoform X1, which translates into the protein MVIRSASAEAVAVIAPAVTAATASVTTTRRRPRKAPPRPSCRLSLVDAVVAGLAAAAAKKHQWEEGEAKVDAPADEAKEDGSVTSDTRSTSPPVLAETPPAEPRCSPVDSERASAATPKAPSSPMQDDVAAEPAALKEEPDDREVPLRKTSTSARDEAPPVLAPMVVVKKEEEEEEGDDINEEAAGEEDAPLDFSLKKPSGSDVAESGDEDMPVAEGPSANGATDSPLDLSVSRRRARTVPHEHKPAKLGRLDPTPGGPWLGARMPSAPAPVSMGARAIGSEPHHQHHSWNGKVKRERSTSSELGHATSSAMKIAFPEKTSTKGDAFRPASNRQNPWQSQWISRSGEQTKDVFTCVWCKESFQSLADMTLHMKQSPRCGMAGMHAAAPPPPPVSGHTTPPPPKLTATPPGASGATTKDGVPLPRKLVRGQDVWLGKGAEQTRQILKCMWCGQSFKSLADMTTHMRVTQHYTNIISQEQIISWRTPEDKLANQSQVNAVLTCKVCDQAFGSLKELSYHMVKNSHYKEHILRSITEGGGRRRQTRERRKKSLPVRKLLELERMEMTARSGAPSNQTSPSPLGAAESDGKIACEECAEKVDAKDFVQHIKSCSRSQQLLKTALQQQARPEPCSSNESRKSAEDDTPPPPPPPLESPRPQSAEPDRAASAESEKRPNSTSSSSTSVLNAIERLIEKSFDSKGKRGGPTSAGILQRLGIDEEVYPPWHPAGSPRYGAIKSAGHSPRLTGGLASPCPSEETPANHASPRSGVSSPDKDAEPPVLDPERLSQPRSPAESVSTRASSPGADDLVIADGLPSRRSSERGGPDTDDLSSSSSCDTPLAEMKTASPKAKQNPRAASSSRSRRGQHNGEGDAVSDHPLKELQKLLDKTDAHLSRANAPQAASPGSILAFSWACNDAATSDSLMKCAFCDTHFVSKGAYRHHLSKMHFIKDGSAATPGDSPTWKAKEPAPKEASQGAAGSHGPAGSPAASPPASSPAAPADESPHSKFLKYTELAKQLSSKYV
- the LOC142560823 gene encoding protein tiptop-like isoform X2, with product MPRRKQHRPQRMQWEEGEAKVDAPADEAKEDGSVTSDTRSTSPPVLAETPPAEPRCSPVDSERASAATPKAPSSPMQDDVAAEPAALKEEPDDREVPLRKTSTSARDEAPPVLAPMVVVKKEEEEEEGDDINEEAAGEEDAPLDFSLKKPSGSDVAESGDEDMPVAEGPSANGATDSPLDLSVSRRRARTVPHEHKPAKLGRLDPTPGGPWLGARMPSAPAPVSMGARAIGSEPHHQHHSWNGKVKRERSTSSELGHATSSAMKIAFPEKTSTKGDAFRPASNRQNPWQSQWISRSGEQTKDVFTCVWCKESFQSLADMTLHMKQSPRCGMAGMHAAAPPPPPVSGHTTPPPPKLTATPPGASGATTKDGVPLPRKLVRGQDVWLGKGAEQTRQILKCMWCGQSFKSLADMTTHMRVTQHYTNIISQEQIISWRTPEDKLANQSQVNAVLTCKVCDQAFGSLKELSYHMVKNSHYKEHILRSITEGGGRRRQTRERRKKSLPVRKLLELERMEMTARSGAPSNQTSPSPLGAAESDGKIACEECAEKVDAKDFVQHIKSCSRSQQLLKTALQQQARPEPCSSNESRKSAEDDTPPPPPPPLESPRPQSAEPDRAASAESEKRPNSTSSSSTSVLNAIERLIEKSFDSKGKRGGPTSAGILQRLGIDEEVYPPWHPAGSPRYGAIKSAGHSPRLTGGLASPCPSEETPANHASPRSGVSSPDKDAEPPVLDPERLSQPRSPAESVSTRASSPGADDLVIADGLPSRRSSERGGPDTDDLSSSSSCDTPLAEMKTASPKAKQNPRAASSSRSRRGQHNGEGDAVSDHPLKELQKLLDKTDAHLSRANAPQAASPGSILAFSWACNDAATSDSLMKCAFCDTHFVSKGAYRHHLSKMHFIKDGSAATPGDSPTWKAKEPAPKEASQGAAGSHGPAGSPAASPPASSPAAPADESPHSKFLKYTELAKQLSSKYV